In one window of Mobula hypostoma chromosome 1, sMobHyp1.1, whole genome shotgun sequence DNA:
- the LOC134351952 gene encoding leucine-rich repeat-containing protein 30-like — protein MGACVSRKSSKEELRKTLKRRGVIASKEEKTLLTAELRKQLKTVHGQSSLRLAMMKMTEVPNIIWQVTEVEKLNMSHNFLLIISPGIEKLQNLVILNLLRNQLTALPKEIGMLRKLKVLFADWNCLKEVPPELDQCNKLQVLSLSHNMISSLPENLEELKKLDKLNLNNNRFVQLPMCIYRMRSLTFLNIGCNKIGSISESIGQLESLRIFIAEGNRLRFLPKSVCMIQSLKLLNVNYNDIENLPTNLPMLTELERIACHSLDTGLHVKCNPLSKPLPDLVNEGIESLFEYLKPSWDNE, from the coding sequence GACACTTTTAACTGCTGAACTGAGGAAGCAACTGAAGACTGTTCATGGCCAAAGCTCTCTGAGATTAGCAATGATGAAAATGACAGAAGTCCCAAATATTATTTGGCAGGTAACTGAAGTAGAGAAACTAAACATGTCACATAATTTCCTCCTCATCATTAGCCCTGGCATTGAGAAACTTCAGAATTTAGTcatattgaatttattgaggaatCAGTTAACTGCCCTGCCGAAGGAAATCGGAATGCTGAGGAAGCTGAAGGTTTTATTTGCCGACTGGAATTGCCTCAAGGAAGTCCCACCTGAATTGGACCAGTGCAATAAATTGCAAGTACTGAGTCTTTCCCACAACATGATCTCATCTCTCCCTGAGAACTTGGAAGAGCTAAAGAAACTGGATAAGCTCAATTTAAACAACAATCGATTTGTCCAATTACCCATGTGCATCTACAGGATGAGAAGTTTAACTTTCCTAAACATAGGCTGCAACAAGATTGGAAGTATTTCTGAAAGCATTGGCCAACTGGAAAGCCTGAGGATATTTATCGCTGAAGGAAACAGACTTCGATTTCTGCCTAAATCCGTCTGCATGATACAGTCCCTTAAACTGCTCAATGTAAACTATAATGACATTGAAAATCTTCCCACAAATCTTCCCATGTTGACAGAGTTGGAAAGGATAGCCTGCCATTCACTAGACACAGGGCTTCATGTCAAATGCAACCCATTATCCAAGCCACTGCCAGATCTTGTAAATGAGGGTATTGAATCTCTATTTGAGTATTTAAAGCCCAGCTGGGACAATGAATGA